The Euphorbia lathyris chromosome 3, ddEupLath1.1, whole genome shotgun sequence genome contains a region encoding:
- the LOC136224488 gene encoding uncharacterized protein isoform X5 — translation MTSENREQGGERQLSVSSLQSNEELASFHLQHGSDDLAGISNTEVESVRYCLTTNEHLVPQSYGQGMPFSGDVSVFHQPGQDYLNKSVSDYSVSMRNVKENDLEHAFGDSVVSANIHSNDLESSQTGRNVMVSGASVVRGLQSCKPGGECNGGISLSAHNPISKKLSPNSLLMDTSVGETNDNNTPRPWLTRNQFIGASSASASGHNPTIGELAVSNFVTTGAAQPNRPGVLDGNFLSLGCGTFEETDSKCGIHCPDSEQITGGALLPLFNTFPDQNFARGSLNCSSTMANGISSFLNCAGGYRNLTNEDPYRKQNLGQNGSGFPHQAWRANELPNPLATQNVEGSFNPMLNARRLSHQAPATNRDISSESNVGLLNAAWLRATMIPSSPSIVGFTQPASDRLQNPPLTTVRNFSPGPANAPPFIGVPGSMAWHGQSGPVTVPRNGVPRGMVSHGQSGPVVAPSPGVLRSMPWQGQSGHPFKANTVSAAEATESSPFSKNVRVQQHRKGICDQSQASVALNPSKSTHAHAFISEQQIRQVNVPQSSTILSGASVKRGASKLSPNAPAAQRRKTRSMIPSVPSTPTLHQIAQHIPPASIKSLTPHMSHLLQNPALLPSLLRTQSTHHIKWHEEDKKSPSGYQCPICKRDLSYTSEGSMYQPDKLLPTSVLPCGHCFHSSCLLRITPADQAGNPPCIPCALD, via the exons ATGACAAGTGAAAATCGAGAACAAGGAGGTGAACGCCAACTTTCTGTTTCCTCTCTGCAAAGTAATGAAGAACTTGCATCCTTTCATTTACAGCATGGATCTGACGATCTTGCTGGTATTTCCAATACAGAAGTGGAATCAGTTCGTTATTGTTTGACTACAAATGAGCATTTAGTTCCTCAATCTTATGGACAGGGAATGCCATTCAGTGGTGATGTTTCTGTCTTTCACCAGCCTGGCCAGGATTACTTAAATAAGTCTGTTTCAGATTATTCAGTTTCAATGAGAAATGTGAAGGAAAATGATCTTGAGCATGCTTTTGGGGATTCAGTAGTTTCGGCTAATATCCATTCTAATGATCTTGAAAGCTCTCAGACTGGAAGAAACGTTATGGTCAGTGGGGCTTCTGTAGTCAGAGGTCTACAATCATGCAAGCCAGGTGGAGAATGTAATGGTGGCATATCATTATCTGCTCATAATCCAATTAGTAAGAAATTAAGTCCAAACAGCTTATTGATGGACACATCTGTTGGAGAGACAAATGATAATAATACTCCTAGGCCTTGGCTAACTCGAAATCAATTCATCGGGGCATCTAGTGCATCAGCATCAGGCCATAACCCAACCATTGGAGAATTGGCAGTGAGTAACTTTGTCACCACAGGTGCAGCTCAACCTAACCGTCCTGGAGTACTTGATGGGAATTTCCTGAGTCTTGGATGTGGAACTTTTGAAGAGACTGATTCTAAATGCGGTATCCACTGCCCGGACAGTGAGCAGATCACTGGAGGAGCTCTTCTTCCTTTGTTCAATACTTTCCCTGATCAAAACTTTGCTAGAGGCTCTTTGAATTGTAGTTCTACCATGGCCAATGGTATTTCTAGTTTCCTTAATTGTGCTGGTGGTTATAGAAACTTAACAAATGAGGATCCGTACCGAAAACAGAATCTTGGTCAAAATGGAAGTGGTTTTCCTCATCAAGCATGGAGGGctaatgaacttcctaatccattGGCGACGCAGAATGTAGAGGGCTCTTTTAATCCAATGCTGAATGCGAGGAGGCTTTCACATCAAGCACCTGCAACGAATAGAGATATATCTTCTGAGAGTAATG TAGGATTGCTTAATGCTGCATGGCTTAGGGCGACCATGATCCCATCATCACCTTCTATAGTTGGGTTTACTCAACCTGCTTCTGACCGACTGCAGAATCCACCTCTAACAACTGTCAGGAACTTCTCACCAGGGCCTGCTAATGCTCCTCCCTTTATTGGAGTTCCAGGAAGCATGGCCTGGCATGGTCAGTCAG GTCCTGTTACAGTTCCTCGCAATGGTGTACCAAGAGGCATGGTATCGCATGGTCAGTCTG GTCCTGTTGTGGCTCCTTCACCTGGGGTTTTGAGAAGCATGCCCTGGCAGGGTCAGTCAG GTCATCCTTTTAAAGCTAATACAGTTTCTGCCGCTGAAGCTACTGAAAGCAGTCCATTTTCCAAGAATGTCAGAGTTCAGCAACATAGGAAGG GTATTTGTGATCAATCTCAAGCATCAGTTGCTTTGAACCCTTCGAAAAGTACACATGCACATGCTTTTATTTCTG AACAACAGATTCGACAAGTTAATGTGCCTCAATCATCCACTATTCTTTCTGGAGCATCTGTTAAGAGGGGTGCATCCAAATTGTCACCTAATGCTCCTGCAGCTCAGCGCAGAAAGACAAGATCAATGATTCCTTCTGTTCCGTCTACGCCAACATTGCACCAAATTGCACAACATATTCCTCCAGCTTCAATTAAGTCTTTAACGCCACACATGTCCCACCTTTTACAGAATCCTGCTCTTCTTCCATCCTTGTTGAGAACTCAGTCAACTCACCACATAAAGTGGCATG AGGAGGATAAGAAAAGTCCAAGTGGATATCAGTGTCCAATATGCAAGAGGGACCTGTCATATACATCAGAAGGGTCCATGTATCAGCCAGATAAGCTACTGCCTACTTCTGTATTGCCATGTGGTCACTGCTTTCATTCTTCTTGCTTGCTTCGCATCACTCCGGCTGACCAAGCTGGAAATCCCCCTTGTATCCCTTGTGCCTTGGATTGA
- the LOC136224488 gene encoding uncharacterized protein isoform X3, whose amino-acid sequence MTSENREQGGERQLSVSSLQSNEELASFHLQHGSDDLAGISNTEVESVRYCLTTNEHLVPQSYGQGMPFSGDVSVFHQPGQDYLNKSVSDYSVSMRNVKENDLEHAFGDSVVSANIHSNDLESSQTGRNVMVSGASVVRGLQSCKPGGECNGGISLSAHNPISKKLSPNSLLMDTSVGETNDNNTPRPWLTRNQFIGASSASASGHNPTIGELAVSNFVTTGAAQPNRPGVLDGNFLSLGCGTFEETDSKCGIHCPDSEQITGGALLPLFNTFPDQNFARGSLNCSSTMANGISSFLNCAGGYRNLTNEDPYRKQNLGQNGSGFPHQAWRANELPNPLATQNVEGSFNPMLNARRLSHQAPATNRDISSESNVGLLNAAWLRATMIPSSPSIVGFTQPASDRLQNPPLTTVRNFSPGPANAPPFIGVPGSMAWHGQSGPVTVPRNGVPRGMVSHGQSGPVVAPSPGVLRSMPWQGQSAGHPFKANTVSAAEATESSPFSKNVRVQQHRKGICDQSQASVALNPSKSTHAHAFISEQQIRQVNVPQSSTILSGASVKRGASKLSPNAPAAQRRKTRSMIPSVPSTPTLHQIAQHIPPASIKSLTPHMSHLLQNPALLPSLLRTQSTHHIKWHEEDKKSPSGYQCPICKRDLSYTSEGSMYQPDKLLPTSVLPCGHCFHSSCLLRITPADQAGNPPCIPCALD is encoded by the exons ATGACAAGTGAAAATCGAGAACAAGGAGGTGAACGCCAACTTTCTGTTTCCTCTCTGCAAAGTAATGAAGAACTTGCATCCTTTCATTTACAGCATGGATCTGACGATCTTGCTGGTATTTCCAATACAGAAGTGGAATCAGTTCGTTATTGTTTGACTACAAATGAGCATTTAGTTCCTCAATCTTATGGACAGGGAATGCCATTCAGTGGTGATGTTTCTGTCTTTCACCAGCCTGGCCAGGATTACTTAAATAAGTCTGTTTCAGATTATTCAGTTTCAATGAGAAATGTGAAGGAAAATGATCTTGAGCATGCTTTTGGGGATTCAGTAGTTTCGGCTAATATCCATTCTAATGATCTTGAAAGCTCTCAGACTGGAAGAAACGTTATGGTCAGTGGGGCTTCTGTAGTCAGAGGTCTACAATCATGCAAGCCAGGTGGAGAATGTAATGGTGGCATATCATTATCTGCTCATAATCCAATTAGTAAGAAATTAAGTCCAAACAGCTTATTGATGGACACATCTGTTGGAGAGACAAATGATAATAATACTCCTAGGCCTTGGCTAACTCGAAATCAATTCATCGGGGCATCTAGTGCATCAGCATCAGGCCATAACCCAACCATTGGAGAATTGGCAGTGAGTAACTTTGTCACCACAGGTGCAGCTCAACCTAACCGTCCTGGAGTACTTGATGGGAATTTCCTGAGTCTTGGATGTGGAACTTTTGAAGAGACTGATTCTAAATGCGGTATCCACTGCCCGGACAGTGAGCAGATCACTGGAGGAGCTCTTCTTCCTTTGTTCAATACTTTCCCTGATCAAAACTTTGCTAGAGGCTCTTTGAATTGTAGTTCTACCATGGCCAATGGTATTTCTAGTTTCCTTAATTGTGCTGGTGGTTATAGAAACTTAACAAATGAGGATCCGTACCGAAAACAGAATCTTGGTCAAAATGGAAGTGGTTTTCCTCATCAAGCATGGAGGGctaatgaacttcctaatccattGGCGACGCAGAATGTAGAGGGCTCTTTTAATCCAATGCTGAATGCGAGGAGGCTTTCACATCAAGCACCTGCAACGAATAGAGATATATCTTCTGAGAGTAATG TAGGATTGCTTAATGCTGCATGGCTTAGGGCGACCATGATCCCATCATCACCTTCTATAGTTGGGTTTACTCAACCTGCTTCTGACCGACTGCAGAATCCACCTCTAACAACTGTCAGGAACTTCTCACCAGGGCCTGCTAATGCTCCTCCCTTTATTGGAGTTCCAGGAAGCATGGCCTGGCATGGTCAGTCAG GTCCTGTTACAGTTCCTCGCAATGGTGTACCAAGAGGCATGGTATCGCATGGTCAGTCTG GTCCTGTTGTGGCTCCTTCACCTGGGGTTTTGAGAAGCATGCCCTGGCAGGGTCAGTCAG CAGGTCATCCTTTTAAAGCTAATACAGTTTCTGCCGCTGAAGCTACTGAAAGCAGTCCATTTTCCAAGAATGTCAGAGTTCAGCAACATAGGAAGG GTATTTGTGATCAATCTCAAGCATCAGTTGCTTTGAACCCTTCGAAAAGTACACATGCACATGCTTTTATTTCTG AACAACAGATTCGACAAGTTAATGTGCCTCAATCATCCACTATTCTTTCTGGAGCATCTGTTAAGAGGGGTGCATCCAAATTGTCACCTAATGCTCCTGCAGCTCAGCGCAGAAAGACAAGATCAATGATTCCTTCTGTTCCGTCTACGCCAACATTGCACCAAATTGCACAACATATTCCTCCAGCTTCAATTAAGTCTTTAACGCCACACATGTCCCACCTTTTACAGAATCCTGCTCTTCTTCCATCCTTGTTGAGAACTCAGTCAACTCACCACATAAAGTGGCATG AGGAGGATAAGAAAAGTCCAAGTGGATATCAGTGTCCAATATGCAAGAGGGACCTGTCATATACATCAGAAGGGTCCATGTATCAGCCAGATAAGCTACTGCCTACTTCTGTATTGCCATGTGGTCACTGCTTTCATTCTTCTTGCTTGCTTCGCATCACTCCGGCTGACCAAGCTGGAAATCCCCCTTGTATCCCTTGTGCCTTGGATTGA
- the LOC136224488 gene encoding uncharacterized protein isoform X4: protein MTSENREQGGERQLSVSSLQSNEELASFHLQHGSDDLAGISNTEVESVRYCLTTNEHLVPQSYGQGMPFSGDVSVFHQPGQDYLNKSVSDYSVSMRNVKENDLEHAFGDSVVSANIHSNDLESSQTGRNVMVSGASVVRGLQSCKPGGECNGGISLSAHNPISKKLSPNSLLMDTSVGETNDNNTPRPWLTRNQFIGASSASASGHNPTIGELAVSNFVTTGAAQPNRPGVLDGNFLSLGCGTFEETDSKCGIHCPDSEQITGGALLPLFNTFPDQNFARGSLNCSSTMANGISSFLNCAGGYRNLTNEDPYRKQNLGQNGSGFPHQAWRANELPNPLATQNVEGSFNPMLNARRLSHQAPATNRDISSESNGLLNAAWLRATMIPSSPSIVGFTQPASDRLQNPPLTTVRNFSPGPANAPPFIGVPGSMAWHGQSVGPVTVPRNGVPRGMVSHGQSGPVVAPSPGVLRSMPWQGQSAGHPFKANTVSAAEATESSPFSKNVRVQQHRKGICDQSQASVALNPSKSTHAHAFISEQQIRQVNVPQSSTILSGASVKRGASKLSPNAPAAQRRKTRSMIPSVPSTPTLHQIAQHIPPASIKSLTPHMSHLLQNPALLPSLLRTQSTHHIKWHEEDKKSPSGYQCPICKRDLSYTSEGSMYQPDKLLPTSVLPCGHCFHSSCLLRITPADQAGNPPCIPCALD, encoded by the exons ATGACAAGTGAAAATCGAGAACAAGGAGGTGAACGCCAACTTTCTGTTTCCTCTCTGCAAAGTAATGAAGAACTTGCATCCTTTCATTTACAGCATGGATCTGACGATCTTGCTGGTATTTCCAATACAGAAGTGGAATCAGTTCGTTATTGTTTGACTACAAATGAGCATTTAGTTCCTCAATCTTATGGACAGGGAATGCCATTCAGTGGTGATGTTTCTGTCTTTCACCAGCCTGGCCAGGATTACTTAAATAAGTCTGTTTCAGATTATTCAGTTTCAATGAGAAATGTGAAGGAAAATGATCTTGAGCATGCTTTTGGGGATTCAGTAGTTTCGGCTAATATCCATTCTAATGATCTTGAAAGCTCTCAGACTGGAAGAAACGTTATGGTCAGTGGGGCTTCTGTAGTCAGAGGTCTACAATCATGCAAGCCAGGTGGAGAATGTAATGGTGGCATATCATTATCTGCTCATAATCCAATTAGTAAGAAATTAAGTCCAAACAGCTTATTGATGGACACATCTGTTGGAGAGACAAATGATAATAATACTCCTAGGCCTTGGCTAACTCGAAATCAATTCATCGGGGCATCTAGTGCATCAGCATCAGGCCATAACCCAACCATTGGAGAATTGGCAGTGAGTAACTTTGTCACCACAGGTGCAGCTCAACCTAACCGTCCTGGAGTACTTGATGGGAATTTCCTGAGTCTTGGATGTGGAACTTTTGAAGAGACTGATTCTAAATGCGGTATCCACTGCCCGGACAGTGAGCAGATCACTGGAGGAGCTCTTCTTCCTTTGTTCAATACTTTCCCTGATCAAAACTTTGCTAGAGGCTCTTTGAATTGTAGTTCTACCATGGCCAATGGTATTTCTAGTTTCCTTAATTGTGCTGGTGGTTATAGAAACTTAACAAATGAGGATCCGTACCGAAAACAGAATCTTGGTCAAAATGGAAGTGGTTTTCCTCATCAAGCATGGAGGGctaatgaacttcctaatccattGGCGACGCAGAATGTAGAGGGCTCTTTTAATCCAATGCTGAATGCGAGGAGGCTTTCACATCAAGCACCTGCAACGAATAGAGATATATCTTCTGAGAGTAATG GATTGCTTAATGCTGCATGGCTTAGGGCGACCATGATCCCATCATCACCTTCTATAGTTGGGTTTACTCAACCTGCTTCTGACCGACTGCAGAATCCACCTCTAACAACTGTCAGGAACTTCTCACCAGGGCCTGCTAATGCTCCTCCCTTTATTGGAGTTCCAGGAAGCATGGCCTGGCATGGTCAGTCAG TAGGTCCTGTTACAGTTCCTCGCAATGGTGTACCAAGAGGCATGGTATCGCATGGTCAGTCTG GTCCTGTTGTGGCTCCTTCACCTGGGGTTTTGAGAAGCATGCCCTGGCAGGGTCAGTCAG CAGGTCATCCTTTTAAAGCTAATACAGTTTCTGCCGCTGAAGCTACTGAAAGCAGTCCATTTTCCAAGAATGTCAGAGTTCAGCAACATAGGAAGG GTATTTGTGATCAATCTCAAGCATCAGTTGCTTTGAACCCTTCGAAAAGTACACATGCACATGCTTTTATTTCTG AACAACAGATTCGACAAGTTAATGTGCCTCAATCATCCACTATTCTTTCTGGAGCATCTGTTAAGAGGGGTGCATCCAAATTGTCACCTAATGCTCCTGCAGCTCAGCGCAGAAAGACAAGATCAATGATTCCTTCTGTTCCGTCTACGCCAACATTGCACCAAATTGCACAACATATTCCTCCAGCTTCAATTAAGTCTTTAACGCCACACATGTCCCACCTTTTACAGAATCCTGCTCTTCTTCCATCCTTGTTGAGAACTCAGTCAACTCACCACATAAAGTGGCATG AGGAGGATAAGAAAAGTCCAAGTGGATATCAGTGTCCAATATGCAAGAGGGACCTGTCATATACATCAGAAGGGTCCATGTATCAGCCAGATAAGCTACTGCCTACTTCTGTATTGCCATGTGGTCACTGCTTTCATTCTTCTTGCTTGCTTCGCATCACTCCGGCTGACCAAGCTGGAAATCCCCCTTGTATCCCTTGTGCCTTGGATTGA
- the LOC136224488 gene encoding uncharacterized protein isoform X2 has translation MTSENREQGGERQLSVSSLQSNEELASFHLQHGSDDLAGISNTEVESVRYCLTTNEHLVPQSYGQGMPFSGDVSVFHQPGQDYLNKSVSDYSVSMRNVKENDLEHAFGDSVVSANIHSNDLESSQTGRNVMVSGASVVRGLQSCKPGGECNGGISLSAHNPISKKLSPNSLLMDTSVGETNDNNTPRPWLTRNQFIGASSASASGHNPTIGELAVSNFVTTGAAQPNRPGVLDGNFLSLGCGTFEETDSKCGIHCPDSEQITGGALLPLFNTFPDQNFARGSLNCSSTMANGISSFLNCAGGYRNLTNEDPYRKQNLGQNGSGFPHQAWRANELPNPLATQNVEGSFNPMLNARRLSHQAPATNRDISSESNVGLLNAAWLRATMIPSSPSIVGFTQPASDRLQNPPLTTVRNFSPGPANAPPFIGVPGSMAWHGQSVGPVTVPRNGVPRGMVSHGQSGPVVAPSPGVLRSMPWQGQSGHPFKANTVSAAEATESSPFSKNVRVQQHRKGICDQSQASVALNPSKSTHAHAFISEQQIRQVNVPQSSTILSGASVKRGASKLSPNAPAAQRRKTRSMIPSVPSTPTLHQIAQHIPPASIKSLTPHMSHLLQNPALLPSLLRTQSTHHIKWHEEDKKSPSGYQCPICKRDLSYTSEGSMYQPDKLLPTSVLPCGHCFHSSCLLRITPADQAGNPPCIPCALD, from the exons ATGACAAGTGAAAATCGAGAACAAGGAGGTGAACGCCAACTTTCTGTTTCCTCTCTGCAAAGTAATGAAGAACTTGCATCCTTTCATTTACAGCATGGATCTGACGATCTTGCTGGTATTTCCAATACAGAAGTGGAATCAGTTCGTTATTGTTTGACTACAAATGAGCATTTAGTTCCTCAATCTTATGGACAGGGAATGCCATTCAGTGGTGATGTTTCTGTCTTTCACCAGCCTGGCCAGGATTACTTAAATAAGTCTGTTTCAGATTATTCAGTTTCAATGAGAAATGTGAAGGAAAATGATCTTGAGCATGCTTTTGGGGATTCAGTAGTTTCGGCTAATATCCATTCTAATGATCTTGAAAGCTCTCAGACTGGAAGAAACGTTATGGTCAGTGGGGCTTCTGTAGTCAGAGGTCTACAATCATGCAAGCCAGGTGGAGAATGTAATGGTGGCATATCATTATCTGCTCATAATCCAATTAGTAAGAAATTAAGTCCAAACAGCTTATTGATGGACACATCTGTTGGAGAGACAAATGATAATAATACTCCTAGGCCTTGGCTAACTCGAAATCAATTCATCGGGGCATCTAGTGCATCAGCATCAGGCCATAACCCAACCATTGGAGAATTGGCAGTGAGTAACTTTGTCACCACAGGTGCAGCTCAACCTAACCGTCCTGGAGTACTTGATGGGAATTTCCTGAGTCTTGGATGTGGAACTTTTGAAGAGACTGATTCTAAATGCGGTATCCACTGCCCGGACAGTGAGCAGATCACTGGAGGAGCTCTTCTTCCTTTGTTCAATACTTTCCCTGATCAAAACTTTGCTAGAGGCTCTTTGAATTGTAGTTCTACCATGGCCAATGGTATTTCTAGTTTCCTTAATTGTGCTGGTGGTTATAGAAACTTAACAAATGAGGATCCGTACCGAAAACAGAATCTTGGTCAAAATGGAAGTGGTTTTCCTCATCAAGCATGGAGGGctaatgaacttcctaatccattGGCGACGCAGAATGTAGAGGGCTCTTTTAATCCAATGCTGAATGCGAGGAGGCTTTCACATCAAGCACCTGCAACGAATAGAGATATATCTTCTGAGAGTAATG TAGGATTGCTTAATGCTGCATGGCTTAGGGCGACCATGATCCCATCATCACCTTCTATAGTTGGGTTTACTCAACCTGCTTCTGACCGACTGCAGAATCCACCTCTAACAACTGTCAGGAACTTCTCACCAGGGCCTGCTAATGCTCCTCCCTTTATTGGAGTTCCAGGAAGCATGGCCTGGCATGGTCAGTCAG TAGGTCCTGTTACAGTTCCTCGCAATGGTGTACCAAGAGGCATGGTATCGCATGGTCAGTCTG GTCCTGTTGTGGCTCCTTCACCTGGGGTTTTGAGAAGCATGCCCTGGCAGGGTCAGTCAG GTCATCCTTTTAAAGCTAATACAGTTTCTGCCGCTGAAGCTACTGAAAGCAGTCCATTTTCCAAGAATGTCAGAGTTCAGCAACATAGGAAGG GTATTTGTGATCAATCTCAAGCATCAGTTGCTTTGAACCCTTCGAAAAGTACACATGCACATGCTTTTATTTCTG AACAACAGATTCGACAAGTTAATGTGCCTCAATCATCCACTATTCTTTCTGGAGCATCTGTTAAGAGGGGTGCATCCAAATTGTCACCTAATGCTCCTGCAGCTCAGCGCAGAAAGACAAGATCAATGATTCCTTCTGTTCCGTCTACGCCAACATTGCACCAAATTGCACAACATATTCCTCCAGCTTCAATTAAGTCTTTAACGCCACACATGTCCCACCTTTTACAGAATCCTGCTCTTCTTCCATCCTTGTTGAGAACTCAGTCAACTCACCACATAAAGTGGCATG AGGAGGATAAGAAAAGTCCAAGTGGATATCAGTGTCCAATATGCAAGAGGGACCTGTCATATACATCAGAAGGGTCCATGTATCAGCCAGATAAGCTACTGCCTACTTCTGTATTGCCATGTGGTCACTGCTTTCATTCTTCTTGCTTGCTTCGCATCACTCCGGCTGACCAAGCTGGAAATCCCCCTTGTATCCCTTGTGCCTTGGATTGA
- the LOC136224488 gene encoding uncharacterized protein isoform X1, translated as MTSENREQGGERQLSVSSLQSNEELASFHLQHGSDDLAGISNTEVESVRYCLTTNEHLVPQSYGQGMPFSGDVSVFHQPGQDYLNKSVSDYSVSMRNVKENDLEHAFGDSVVSANIHSNDLESSQTGRNVMVSGASVVRGLQSCKPGGECNGGISLSAHNPISKKLSPNSLLMDTSVGETNDNNTPRPWLTRNQFIGASSASASGHNPTIGELAVSNFVTTGAAQPNRPGVLDGNFLSLGCGTFEETDSKCGIHCPDSEQITGGALLPLFNTFPDQNFARGSLNCSSTMANGISSFLNCAGGYRNLTNEDPYRKQNLGQNGSGFPHQAWRANELPNPLATQNVEGSFNPMLNARRLSHQAPATNRDISSESNVGLLNAAWLRATMIPSSPSIVGFTQPASDRLQNPPLTTVRNFSPGPANAPPFIGVPGSMAWHGQSVGPVTVPRNGVPRGMVSHGQSGPVVAPSPGVLRSMPWQGQSAGHPFKANTVSAAEATESSPFSKNVRVQQHRKGICDQSQASVALNPSKSTHAHAFISEQQIRQVNVPQSSTILSGASVKRGASKLSPNAPAAQRRKTRSMIPSVPSTPTLHQIAQHIPPASIKSLTPHMSHLLQNPALLPSLLRTQSTHHIKWHEEDKKSPSGYQCPICKRDLSYTSEGSMYQPDKLLPTSVLPCGHCFHSSCLLRITPADQAGNPPCIPCALD; from the exons ATGACAAGTGAAAATCGAGAACAAGGAGGTGAACGCCAACTTTCTGTTTCCTCTCTGCAAAGTAATGAAGAACTTGCATCCTTTCATTTACAGCATGGATCTGACGATCTTGCTGGTATTTCCAATACAGAAGTGGAATCAGTTCGTTATTGTTTGACTACAAATGAGCATTTAGTTCCTCAATCTTATGGACAGGGAATGCCATTCAGTGGTGATGTTTCTGTCTTTCACCAGCCTGGCCAGGATTACTTAAATAAGTCTGTTTCAGATTATTCAGTTTCAATGAGAAATGTGAAGGAAAATGATCTTGAGCATGCTTTTGGGGATTCAGTAGTTTCGGCTAATATCCATTCTAATGATCTTGAAAGCTCTCAGACTGGAAGAAACGTTATGGTCAGTGGGGCTTCTGTAGTCAGAGGTCTACAATCATGCAAGCCAGGTGGAGAATGTAATGGTGGCATATCATTATCTGCTCATAATCCAATTAGTAAGAAATTAAGTCCAAACAGCTTATTGATGGACACATCTGTTGGAGAGACAAATGATAATAATACTCCTAGGCCTTGGCTAACTCGAAATCAATTCATCGGGGCATCTAGTGCATCAGCATCAGGCCATAACCCAACCATTGGAGAATTGGCAGTGAGTAACTTTGTCACCACAGGTGCAGCTCAACCTAACCGTCCTGGAGTACTTGATGGGAATTTCCTGAGTCTTGGATGTGGAACTTTTGAAGAGACTGATTCTAAATGCGGTATCCACTGCCCGGACAGTGAGCAGATCACTGGAGGAGCTCTTCTTCCTTTGTTCAATACTTTCCCTGATCAAAACTTTGCTAGAGGCTCTTTGAATTGTAGTTCTACCATGGCCAATGGTATTTCTAGTTTCCTTAATTGTGCTGGTGGTTATAGAAACTTAACAAATGAGGATCCGTACCGAAAACAGAATCTTGGTCAAAATGGAAGTGGTTTTCCTCATCAAGCATGGAGGGctaatgaacttcctaatccattGGCGACGCAGAATGTAGAGGGCTCTTTTAATCCAATGCTGAATGCGAGGAGGCTTTCACATCAAGCACCTGCAACGAATAGAGATATATCTTCTGAGAGTAATG TAGGATTGCTTAATGCTGCATGGCTTAGGGCGACCATGATCCCATCATCACCTTCTATAGTTGGGTTTACTCAACCTGCTTCTGACCGACTGCAGAATCCACCTCTAACAACTGTCAGGAACTTCTCACCAGGGCCTGCTAATGCTCCTCCCTTTATTGGAGTTCCAGGAAGCATGGCCTGGCATGGTCAGTCAG TAGGTCCTGTTACAGTTCCTCGCAATGGTGTACCAAGAGGCATGGTATCGCATGGTCAGTCTG GTCCTGTTGTGGCTCCTTCACCTGGGGTTTTGAGAAGCATGCCCTGGCAGGGTCAGTCAG CAGGTCATCCTTTTAAAGCTAATACAGTTTCTGCCGCTGAAGCTACTGAAAGCAGTCCATTTTCCAAGAATGTCAGAGTTCAGCAACATAGGAAGG GTATTTGTGATCAATCTCAAGCATCAGTTGCTTTGAACCCTTCGAAAAGTACACATGCACATGCTTTTATTTCTG AACAACAGATTCGACAAGTTAATGTGCCTCAATCATCCACTATTCTTTCTGGAGCATCTGTTAAGAGGGGTGCATCCAAATTGTCACCTAATGCTCCTGCAGCTCAGCGCAGAAAGACAAGATCAATGATTCCTTCTGTTCCGTCTACGCCAACATTGCACCAAATTGCACAACATATTCCTCCAGCTTCAATTAAGTCTTTAACGCCACACATGTCCCACCTTTTACAGAATCCTGCTCTTCTTCCATCCTTGTTGAGAACTCAGTCAACTCACCACATAAAGTGGCATG AGGAGGATAAGAAAAGTCCAAGTGGATATCAGTGTCCAATATGCAAGAGGGACCTGTCATATACATCAGAAGGGTCCATGTATCAGCCAGATAAGCTACTGCCTACTTCTGTATTGCCATGTGGTCACTGCTTTCATTCTTCTTGCTTGCTTCGCATCACTCCGGCTGACCAAGCTGGAAATCCCCCTTGTATCCCTTGTGCCTTGGATTGA